One genomic window of Manihot esculenta cultivar AM560-2 chromosome 16, M.esculenta_v8, whole genome shotgun sequence includes the following:
- the LOC122722138 gene encoding uncharacterized protein LOC122722138: MPPAESTAIPVECQRLHQALCECHRRVSPGLGREMSCRHLNRALAQCVVSVACPEELEVVRSLCASGGTALKRSQCQRAQLSLSVCLASHQHDPSPDS; the protein is encoded by the coding sequence ATGCCGCCGGCTGAATCCACAGCCATTCCAGTGGAGTGCCAGAGGCTGCATCAGGCGCTGTGCGAGTGCCACCGGCGTGTTTCGCCGGGTCTCGGACGCGAAATGTCCTGTCGCCACTTGAATCGTGCCTTGGCCCAGTGCGTCGTGTCTGTGGCTTGTCCTGAAGAGTTGGAGGTGGTTCGCAGCCTTTGTGCTAGCGGCGGGACTGCGCTGAAAAGGTCTCAGTGCCAGCGGGCCCAGCTTTCTTTATCCGTCTGCCTTGCATCCCATCAACACGACCCCTCTCCTGATTCATGA
- the LOC122722086 gene encoding uncharacterized protein LOC122722086, producing MIDKYFTKLPKNSEPLNSKPKEKVAFVEKESLASDDDIIGDPGLRKPIDSYPFEIIDSLRRRYLAKGPCQPVGHEFPFTLIHEKNRRFQVAWFKDYEWLEYSVSKDKVYCLYCYLFANNNRSGGNVFIEIGFNNWKDGRRAFVNHEGSPGSSHSGCRMKVEQYRNQRGNVNQLLARQTAAMEDDYRTRLSTVVSVARILLEEGLPFRGHDESAESLH from the coding sequence ATGATCGACAAATATTTTACCAAACTACCAAAAAATTCAGAACCTTTAAATTCAAAACCAAAGGAGAAAGTTGCTTTTGTTGAGAAAGAAAGTCTTGCATCAGATGATGATATTATTGGTGATCCTGGACTGCGAAAACCAATTGATAGTTACCCATTTGAAATTATAGATTCATTGAGGAGAAGATACTTAGCTAAAGGCCCTTGTCAACCAGTTGGGCATGAATTTCCATTCACTCTTATTCACGAAAAGAATCGAAGGTTTCAAGTTGCTTGGTTCAAGGATTATGAATGGTTAGAGTATAGTGTATCTAAAGACAAAGTTTATTGTTTATATTGTTATTTGTTTGCAAATAACAATAGAAGTGGGGGAAATGTTTTTATTGAGATTGGTTTTAATAACTGGAAAGATGGAAGACGTGCATTTGTCAATCATGAAGGAAGTCCTGGTAGCTCACATAGTGGTTGTAGAATGAAGGTCGAGCAATATCGTAATCAAAGAGGGAATGTGAATCAGCTATTGGCAAGACAAACTGCTGCTATGGAAGATGATTATCGCACTCGATTGTCAACGGTTGTAAGTGTTGCTCGAATACTTTTAGAGGAAGGTTTGCCTTTTAGAGGACATGATGAATCTGCAGAGTCACTCCACTGA
- the LOC110603233 gene encoding uncharacterized protein LOC110603233, which produces MWNSVERVLLAINKLGESLKIRQSAGGVFDKMDCFQFVFIGKFMMKILGITNTLSKILQARDQNIGYALNMINVVKNKLQELREDGWDNLLKEVTEFCEGHSIDVPNNMENFVHGRSRKRLKGGEPMTYLHHFRIDIFIKVIDVIAMEMDKHFTEANTELLRCVMCLDPSNSFANFDHVRLLQLAKLYSDDFSSTDIIELDHQLQNYICDMRSNEIFSNISNLGDLAKKMVEINYHTYFPLVYRLIELALILPVGTASVERTFSAMNVVKTDLRNRLGDDLLSDCLVCYFEKEIFRSIDYEVIMQSFQNLASRRNQLRPLKIRRPNPC; this is translated from the exons ATGTGGAATTCAGTTGAAAGAGTGTTGTTGGCAATAAACAAACTAGGTGAAAGTCTTAAAATCCGACAGTCTGCTGGGGGTGTATTTGATAAGATGGATTGTTTTCAATTTGTTTTCATTGGAAAGTTCATGATGAAGATTTTGGGAATTACAAATACCCTATCAAAGATTCTGCAAGCAAGAGATCAAAATATAGGATATGCACTCAATATGATTAATGTTGTGAAAAATAAGTTGCAAGAATTGAGGGAAGATGGTTGGGATAATTTATTGAAAGAAGTAACTGAATTTTGTGAAGGACATTCTATTGATGTGCCTAATAATATGGAGAATTTTGTTCATGGTCGATCTCGAAAAAGGCTTAAGGGTGGAGAACCAATGACATATCTTCATCATTTTCGGATCGATATCTTCATAAAG GTAATTGATGTTATTGCAATGGAAATGGATAAACACTTCACTGAGGCAAATACAGAGCTACTTAGATGTGTAATGTGTTTGGATCCTTCAAATTCTTTTGcaaattttgatcatgtccgCTTATTGCAACTAGCTAAGTTGTATTCAGATGATTTTAGTTCCACTGATATAATTGAGCTTGACCATCAACTTCAAAATTATATCTGTGATATGAGATCAAATGAGATATTCTCAAATATTTCCAATCTTGGAGATCTTGCAAAGAAGATGGTGGAGATAAATTACCACACTTATTTCCCTTTAGTCTACCGACTAATCGAGTTAGCGTTGATATTGCCGGTTGGAACAGCTAGTGTGGAAAGAACTTTTTCGGCGATGAATGTGGTGAAGACTGATTTACGCAACCGATTAGGAGATGACTTACTATCAGACTGTTTGGTGTGTTACTTTGAGAAAGAAATTTTTAGGAGTATCGATTATGAAGTGATTATGCAATCTTTTCAAAACTTGGCGTCTAGAAGAAACCAATTACGACCACTAAAAATTCGTCGACCAAATCCTTGTTAG
- the LOC110603231 gene encoding zinc finger MYM-type protein 1: MIDKYFTKLPKNSEPLNSKPKEKVAFVEKESLASDDDIIGDPGLRKPIDSYPFEIRDSLRRRYLAKGPCQPVRHEFPFTLIREKNRRFQVAWFKDYEWLEYSVSKDKSYCLYCYLFANNNRSGGNVFIEIGFNNWKDGRRAFVNHEGSPGSSHSGCRMKVEQYRNQRGNVNQLLARQTVAMEDDYRTRLSTVVSVARILLEEGLPFRGHDESAESLHRGNFLEHISWVCKREENVNKVMGKNAPGNNQLTSPTIQRDIIECCAMETRKIILNELREKKFALLVDEARDCLVKEQMSLVLRFVNDKGMVLERFLGLVHVNETSAKVLKNAIDTFFAKHDLSLAKLRGQGYDGAANMSKSVGNFFETLSMIVNTIGASCKRKDSLREIHNEEVLNQVEMGEISTGRGQNQEISLARSGDTRWGSHYTTIVRLFDMWNSVERVLLAINKLGESLKIRQSAGGVFDKMDCFQFVFIGKFIMKILGITNTLSKILQARDQNIGYALNMINVVKNKLQELREDGWDNLLKEVTEFCEGHSIDVPNMENFIHGRSRKRLKGGEPMTYLHHFRIDIFIKVIDVIAMEMDKHFTEANTELLRCVMCLDPSNSFANFDHVRLLQLAKLYSDDFSSTDIIELDHQLQNYICDMRSNKIFSNIFNLGDLVKKMVEINYHTYFPLVYRLIELALILPVGTASVERTFSTMNVVKTDLHNRLGDDVLSDCLVCYFEKEIFRSIDDEVIMQSLQNLAFRRNQLRPLKIRRPNPC; encoded by the exons ATGATCGACAAATATTTTACCAAACTACCAAAAAATTCAGAACCTTTAAATTCAAAACCAAAGGAGAAAGTTGCTTTTGTTGAGAAAGAAAGTCTTGCATCAGATGATGATATTATTGGTGATCCTGGACTGCGAAAACCAATTGATAGTTACCCATTTGAAATTAGAGATTCATTGAGGAGAAGATACTTAGCTAAAGGCCCTTGTCAACCAGTTAGGCATGAATTTCCATTCACTCTTATTCGCGAAAAGAATCGAAGGTTTCAAGTTGCTTGGTTCAAGGATTATGAATGGTTAGAGTATAGTGTATCTAAAGACAAATCTTATTGTTTATATTGTTATTTGTTTGCAAATAACAATAGAAGTGGGGGAAATGTTTTTATTGAGATTGGTTTTAATAACTGGAAAGATGGAAGACGTGCATTTGTCAATCATGAAGGAAGTCCTGGTAGCTCACATAGTGGTTGTAGAATGAAGGTCGAGCAATATCGTAATCAAAGAGGGAATGTGAATCAGCTATTGGCAAGACAAACTGTTGCTATGGAAGATGATTATCGCACTCGATTGTCAACGGTTGTAAGTGTTGCTCGAATACTTTTAGAGGAAGGTTTGCCTTTTAGAGGACATGATGAATCTGCAGAGTCACTCCACCGAGGTAATTTTCTAGAACATATTAGTTGGGTATGCAAGCGAGAAGAAAATGTAAATAAAGTGATGGGAAAGAATGCTCCAGGAAATAATCAATTGACTTCTCCTACGATTCAAAGGGATATTATTGAATGTTGTGCAATGGAAACGAGAAAGATCATATTGAATGAGCTAAGGGAGAAGAAGTTTGCTCTTTTGGTTGATGAAGCCCGAGATTGTTTAGTAAAGGAGCAAATGTCTTTGGTGTTGAGATTTGTTAATGACAAAGGAATGGTTTTGGAACGTTTTCTTGGATTGGTTCATGTGAATGAGACTTCTGCAAAAGTTCTAAAAAATGCTATTGATACTTTTTTTGCCAAGCATGATTTATCACTTGCAAAACTCAGAGGGCAAGGTTACGATGGAGCTGCAAACATGAGCA AGAGTGTAGGTAATTTCTTTGAAACATTGTCAATGATAGTGAATACAATTGGAGCTTCGTGCAAAAGAAAGGATTCTCTTCGAGAAATACACAATGAAGAAGTGTTGAATCAAGTGGAGATGGGTGAGATTTCAACTGGAAGAGGTCAGAATCAAGAAATAAGTTTAGCTCGGTCAGGTGATACACGTTGGGGTTCTCACTACACAACAATAGTTAGACTTTTTGACATGTGGAATTCAGTTGAAAGAGTGTTGTTGGCAATAAACAAACTAGGTGAAAGTCTTAAAATCCGACAGTCTGCTGGGGGTGTATTTGATAAGATGGATTGTTTTCAATTTGTTTTCATTGGAAAGTTCATAATGAAGATTTTGGGAATTACAAATACCCTATCAAAGATTCTGCAAGCAAGAGATCAAAATATAGGATATGCACTCAATATGATTAATGTTGTTAAAAATAAGTTGCAAGAATTGAGGGAAGATGGTTGGGATAATTTATTGAAAGAAGTAACTGAATTTTGTGAAGGACATTCTATTGATGTGCCTAATATGGAGAATTTTATTCATGGTCGATCTCGAAAAAGGCTTAAGGGTGGAGAACCAATGACATATCTTCATCATTTTCGGATCGATATCTTCATAAAG GTAATTGATGTTATTGCAATGGAAATGGATAAACACTTCACTGAGGCAAATACAGAGCTACTTAGATGTGTGATGTGTTTGGATCCTTCAAATTCTTTTGcaaattttgatcatgtccgCTTATTGCAACTAGCTAAGTTGTATTCGGATGATTTTAGTTCCACTGATATAATTGAGCTTGACCATCAACTTCAAAATTATATCTGTGATATGAGATCAAATAAGATATTCTCAAATATTTTCAATCTTGGAGATCTTGTAAAGAAGATGGTGGAGATAAATTACCACACTTATTTCCCTTTAGTCTACCGACTAATCGAGTTAGCGTTGATATTGCCGGTTGGAACAGCTAGTGTGGAAAGAACTTTTTCGACGATGAATGTGGTGAAGACTGATTTACACAACCGATTAGGAGATGACGTACTATCAGACTGTTTGGTGTGTTACTTTGAGAAAGAAATTTTTAGGAGTATCGATGATGAAGTGATTATgcaatctcttcaaaacttggCGTTTAGAAGAAACCAATTGCGACCACTAAAAATTCGTCGACCAAATCCTTGTTAG